Proteins encoded by one window of Seriola aureovittata isolate HTS-2021-v1 ecotype China chromosome 4, ASM2101889v1, whole genome shotgun sequence:
- the LOC130168113 gene encoding EH domain-containing protein 2-like, with protein MSIRRLRNNPKILGDVNMVTEELKNLYYKRLLPIEKYYSFHHFHSPSYEDADFDNKPMVLVMGQYSTGKTTFIRYLIEQDFPGSRVGPEPTTDCFSALMYGETEGIIPGNALTVDPKKPFRNLDPFGNSFLNRFQCAQMPNQVLESISIIDTPGILTAAKRKLSRGYDFPAVLRWFAERVDRIILLFDAHKLEFSDELTRAFGALSGYEDKLRVVLNKADRVDSQQLMRVYGALMWSLGKVFRTPEILRVYIGSFWSEPRQVCDHYQLIELEEEDLLADIRNLPRNAAVRKLNDLVKRARLVRAHAHIISYLKQEMPTIFCKESKKHNLIYQLPVIFTKIQQQHRVPAGDFPDCTKMQEKLLGQDFSKFKTLKPSLMASLDKLLTTDIANLVPLLQQQEARKKSLPGVLDGDFLGTFRPEHYRRDPFKELPRDDESSEADFDDWVVEKYKPKYDEIFYNLSPNEGKLSGTKVKEWMTTTLLPNSVLAHIWRLSDVDGDGMLDNEEFALAVHLIEGKLEGHWLPRELPSHLVPPSKRLSTASDDE; from the exons ATGTCCATCCGGAGGCTCAGGAACAACCCTAAAATACTGGGGGATGTCAATATGGtgacagaggagctgaagaatcTTTATTACAAGAGGCTGCTGCCGATAGAGAAATACTACTCTTTCCATCACTTTCACTCTCCGAGCTATGAGGACGCAGATTTTGACAACAAGCCAATGGTGCTGGTGATGGGTCAGTACTCAACAGGAAAGACCACTTTTATCAG GTATCTCATAGAACAGGATTTTCCTGGTAGCAGAGTTGGGCCAGAGCCAACCACTGACTGCTTCAGTGCCCTCATgtatggagagacagagggaatcATCCCTGGGAATGCCCTCACAGTGGATCCAAAAAAGCCCTTTCGCAACCTCGACCCTTTTGGAAATTCTTTTCTGAACAG GTTTCAGTGTGCTCAGATGCCAAATCAGGTCCTTGAAAGCATCAGCATTATCGACACACCGGGCATCTTAACCGCTGCTAAAAGAAAACTGAGTCGAG GCTATGACTTCCCAGCAGTGCTGCGGTGGTTCGCAGAGCGTGTGGATCGAATCATCCTGCTGTTTGATGCACATAAACTGGAGTTCTCTGATGAGCTCACACGGGCGTTTGGGGCCCTGAGTGGCTATGAGGACAAGTTGCGTGTGGTTCTCAACAAGGCTGACAGGGTGGACTCACAGCAGCTCATGAGAGTGTACGGCGCCCTCATGTGGTCACTGGGGAAAGTGTTTCGAACCCCCGAGATCCTGCGGGTTTACATCGGATCTTTCTGGTCGGAGCCGAGGCAGGTCTGTGACCACTACCAACTGatagagctggaggaggaggatcttTTAGCCGACATACGGAACCTGCCGCGCAATGCTGCAGTGCGCAAGCTGAATGACCTGGTGAAGAGGGCACGCTTAGTAAGG GCTCATGCACACATTATCAGCTATCTTAAGCAGGAGATGCCAACCATTTTTTGCAAAGAGAGCAAAAAGCACAATCTGATTTACCAGCTGCCTGTGATTTTCACCAAGATCCAGCAACAGCATCGAGTCCCAGCTGGTGATTTCCCAGACTGCACCAAGATGCAG GAGAAACTTCTGGGTCAAGATTTCTCAAAGTTCAAGACACTGAAACCAAGTCTAATGGCTTCCTTGGATAAACTCCTGACCACCGACATAGCAAACCTGGTGCCTTTACTTCAACAACAGGAAGCAAGGAAGAAGTCCCTCCCTGGTGTGTTGGACGGGGATTTTTTGGGAACATTTAGGCCCGAGCATTACAGGAGAGATCCTTTCAAGGAACTCCCCAGAGACGACGAGAGCAGTGAGGCAGATTTTGACGACTGGGTCGTGGAGAAATACAAGCCGAAATACGATGAGATTTTCTACAACCTCAGTCCAAATGAAGGCAAACTCAGCGGCACCAAAGTCAAAGAGTGGATGACGACTACGCTTCTGCCTAACTCTGTGCTTGCTCATATCTGGAGGCTGTCTGATGTAGATGGAGATGGTATGTTGGACAATGAGGAGTTTGCTTTAGCAGTGCACCTTATTGAGGGAAAACTGGAGGGCCACTGGCTGCCCCGAGAGCTGCCCTCTCACCTGGTGCCACCGTCAAAACGGTTAAGTACAGCCAGTGATGATGAGTAA